A genomic stretch from Enterobacter dykesii includes:
- the pgpB gene encoding phosphatidylglycerophosphatase B, with protein MLSIARRTAAGAAILLIMPLAVWLSGWMWQPGQNATWLKTLYWITETVTQPWGIITHVLLCAWFLWCLRFRLRAALMLFAILGGAILVGQGVKSWVKDRVQEPRPFVVWLEKTHHVPVDEFYNLKRKDRGALVKEQLAEQQDIPKFLRKHWQKETGFAFPSGHTMFAASWALLGVGLLWPRRRTITIVILLVWATGVMGSRLLLGMHWPRDLVVATLISWLLIMMATWLTERFCGPLTPPPEEKEEIAERDQTDA; from the coding sequence ATGCTTTCAATCGCCAGACGTACGGCAGCAGGTGCGGCCATTTTACTGATTATGCCTCTGGCCGTATGGCTTTCAGGCTGGATGTGGCAGCCCGGGCAGAACGCCACGTGGCTGAAAACGTTATACTGGATAACGGAAACGGTCACCCAGCCGTGGGGAATAATTACCCACGTACTCCTCTGCGCCTGGTTTCTGTGGTGCCTCCGCTTTCGTTTGCGGGCGGCGCTGATGCTCTTTGCGATACTCGGGGGCGCTATCCTTGTCGGTCAGGGCGTGAAGTCCTGGGTTAAAGATCGCGTTCAGGAACCGCGTCCTTTTGTCGTCTGGCTGGAAAAAACGCATCATGTTCCGGTGGATGAGTTCTACAATTTAAAGCGTAAAGATCGCGGTGCGCTGGTGAAAGAACAGCTTGCGGAACAGCAGGATATCCCGAAATTCTTGCGTAAACACTGGCAGAAAGAGACCGGGTTCGCGTTTCCTTCCGGTCACACCATGTTTGCGGCCAGCTGGGCGTTGCTGGGGGTTGGGCTGCTTTGGCCAAGGCGTCGAACGATCACTATCGTGATTTTACTGGTCTGGGCGACGGGAGTTATGGGCAGCCGCTTGCTGTTGGGGATGCACTGGCCTCGGGACCTGGTCGTCGCCACGCTCATCTCATGGCTGCTGATTATGATGGCGACCTGGCTCACTGAACGATTCTGCGGCCCGCTAACGCCACCGCCAGAAGAGAAAGAAGAAATAGCCGAAAGGGACCAGACAGACGCCTGA
- the lapB gene encoding lipopolysaccharide assembly protein LapB: MLELLFLLLPVAAAYGWYMGRRSAQQTKQDEANRLSRDYVAGVNFLLSNQQDKAVDLFLDMLKEDTGTVEAHLTLGNLFRSRGEVDRAIRIHQTLMESASLTYDQRLLAVQQLGRDYMAAGLYDRAEDMFAQLVDETDFRIGALQQLLQIYQATSDWQKAIDTAERLVKLGKDKQRVEIAHFYCELALQQMGNDDMDKAMALLKKGAAADRNSARISIMMGRVFMANGDYAKAVESLLRVIDQDKELVSETLEMLQTCYQQLDKQEEWVAFLRRCVEENTGATAELMLSDVVEQYEGSDTAQVYITRQLQRHPTMRVFHKLMDYHLNDAEEGRAKESLMVLRDMVGEQVRSKPRYRCQKCGFTAYTLYWHCPSCRAWSTIKPIRGLDGQ; the protein is encoded by the coding sequence ATGCTGGAGTTGTTGTTTCTGCTTTTGCCTGTAGCCGCAGCCTATGGCTGGTATATGGGCCGCAGAAGTGCGCAACAAACAAAACAGGATGAGGCCAACCGGCTCTCCCGCGACTACGTTGCGGGGGTGAACTTCCTCCTGAGTAATCAGCAGGACAAAGCGGTAGACCTGTTCCTCGATATGCTGAAAGAGGATACGGGGACGGTTGAAGCGCATCTCACCCTGGGCAACCTGTTCCGCTCGCGCGGCGAGGTCGATCGCGCCATTCGTATTCACCAGACCCTGATGGAAAGCGCCTCGCTGACCTACGATCAACGTCTCCTGGCGGTGCAACAGCTGGGGCGGGATTACATGGCCGCGGGGTTGTACGATCGCGCTGAAGATATGTTCGCGCAGCTGGTTGATGAAACAGATTTTCGCATCGGGGCATTGCAGCAACTCCTGCAGATTTATCAGGCCACCAGCGACTGGCAGAAAGCCATTGATACCGCTGAACGTCTGGTGAAGCTGGGTAAAGATAAGCAGCGCGTTGAGATCGCCCATTTCTACTGTGAGCTTGCTCTTCAGCAAATGGGCAACGACGACATGGATAAAGCCATGGCGCTGCTGAAGAAAGGCGCCGCCGCGGACCGCAACAGCGCGCGCATCTCCATCATGATGGGGCGCGTCTTTATGGCGAATGGCGACTACGCCAAAGCCGTTGAAAGCCTGCTGCGGGTTATCGACCAGGACAAAGAGCTGGTCAGTGAAACGCTGGAAATGCTGCAAACCTGCTATCAACAGCTGGACAAGCAGGAAGAGTGGGTAGCGTTCCTGCGTCGCTGCGTGGAAGAGAATACTGGCGCCACCGCTGAACTGATGCTCTCTGACGTCGTTGAGCAGTATGAGGGAAGCGACACCGCGCAGGTTTATATTACGCGCCAGCTGCAGCGCCATCCAACCATGCGGGTATTCCACAAGCTGATGGATTACCACCTGAATGACGCCGAAGAAGGGCGAGCCAAAGAGAGCCTGATGGTGCTGCGCGATATGGTTGGCGAGCAGGTGCGCAGCAAGCCGCGCTATCGTTGCCAGAAGTGTGGTTTTACCGCGTATACGCTCTACTGGCACTGTCCTTCCTGCCGCGCCTGGTCCACCATCAAGCCAATCCGCGGTCTGGACGGGCAGTAA
- a CDS encoding exoribonuclease II, translating to MFQDNPLLAQLKQQMHSQTPRAEGVVKATEKGFGFLEVDAQKSYFIPPPQMKKVMHGDRVMAVIHTEKDRESAEPEELIEPFLTRFVGKVQRKDDRLSIVPDHPLLKDAIPCRAARGVEHDFKEGDWAVAEMRRHPLKGDRGFYAELTQFITFGADHFVPWWVTLARHNLEKEAPNGVATEMQDEGLTRRDLTALEFVTIDSASTEDMDDALYAEESADGKLHLTVAIADPTAWIAEGSKLDDAAKIRAFTNYLPGFNIPMLPRELSDDLCSLRPNEVRPVLACRMTIAADGAIEDDIEFFAATIESKAKLAYDNVSDWLENTGSWKPESDAIAAQIRLLHRICLNRGEWRKTHALVFKDRPDYRFVLGEKGEVLDIVAEPRRIANRIVEEAMISANICAARVLRDKLGFGIYNVHTGFDPANTEALAALLKNHDVHVDPEEVLTLPGFCKLRRELDAQPSGFLDSRIRRFQSFAEISTEPGPHFGLGLEAYATWTSPIRKYGDMVNHRLLKAIIKGETIARPQEDTTLQMADRRRLNRMAERDVGDWLYARFLQDKAGTDTRFAAEIIDISRGGMRVRLVDNGAVAFIPAPFLHAVRDEMVCSQENGTVQIKGETVYKVTDVIDVTIAEVRMETRSIIARPVA from the coding sequence AAAGCTACTTCATTCCGCCTCCGCAGATGAAGAAAGTGATGCATGGCGATCGCGTCATGGCCGTCATTCATACCGAGAAGGACCGCGAGTCTGCCGAGCCGGAAGAACTGATCGAACCGTTCCTGACCCGTTTTGTGGGTAAGGTGCAGAGAAAAGACGATCGTCTTTCCATCGTGCCGGATCATCCCCTGCTGAAAGATGCCATTCCCTGCCGCGCCGCCCGTGGCGTTGAGCATGATTTTAAAGAAGGTGACTGGGCCGTAGCAGAAATGCGCCGTCATCCTCTGAAAGGCGATCGCGGTTTTTATGCTGAGCTGACCCAGTTCATCACCTTTGGTGCCGACCATTTCGTGCCATGGTGGGTCACGCTGGCACGCCACAATCTTGAAAAAGAAGCGCCGAACGGCGTAGCGACCGAGATGCAGGACGAAGGTCTGACGCGCCGCGATCTCACCGCGCTGGAGTTTGTCACCATCGACAGCGCCAGCACGGAAGATATGGATGACGCGCTGTATGCTGAAGAGAGCGCCGATGGCAAACTGCATCTGACCGTCGCCATTGCCGATCCAACCGCCTGGATTGCCGAAGGCAGCAAGCTTGATGACGCGGCGAAAATCCGTGCGTTCACCAACTACCTGCCGGGCTTCAACATTCCGATGCTGCCGCGCGAATTGTCAGACGATCTCTGCTCGCTGCGTCCAAATGAAGTGCGCCCGGTCCTTGCCTGCCGCATGACTATCGCCGCAGATGGCGCGATTGAAGACGATATCGAGTTCTTTGCCGCCACCATCGAATCGAAAGCCAAGCTGGCCTACGATAACGTCTCCGACTGGCTTGAAAATACCGGTAGCTGGAAACCTGAATCCGACGCCATTGCCGCGCAAATCCGTCTGCTGCATCGCATCTGCCTGAACCGCGGCGAGTGGCGTAAAACCCATGCGCTGGTGTTTAAAGATCGTCCGGATTATCGCTTTGTTCTGGGCGAGAAAGGCGAAGTGCTGGACATCGTGGCCGAACCGCGACGCATTGCGAACCGCATCGTTGAAGAGGCGATGATTTCCGCCAACATCTGCGCCGCACGCGTGCTGCGCGACAAGCTGGGCTTTGGCATTTACAACGTCCACACCGGGTTTGATCCGGCGAATACCGAAGCGCTGGCGGCCCTGCTGAAGAATCACGATGTGCACGTCGATCCGGAAGAAGTGCTGACGCTGCCGGGCTTCTGCAAGCTTCGCCGCGAACTGGACGCGCAGCCGTCGGGTTTCCTGGACAGCCGCATTCGTCGCTTCCAGTCCTTCGCTGAAATCAGCACCGAGCCTGGCCCGCACTTTGGTCTTGGCCTCGAAGCTTACGCCACCTGGACATCGCCGATCCGTAAGTATGGCGATATGGTTAACCACCGTCTGCTGAAAGCGATTATCAAAGGTGAAACCATTGCCCGTCCTCAGGAGGACACCACGCTGCAGATGGCCGATCGTCGCCGTCTGAACCGCATGGCCGAGCGTGACGTTGGAGACTGGCTGTACGCACGCTTCCTGCAGGATAAAGCCGGTACGGATACCCGTTTCGCCGCAGAGATCATCGATATTAGCCGCGGGGGTATGCGTGTCCGTCTGGTCGATAACGGTGCTGTCGCGTTTATTCCTGCGCCGTTCCTGCACGCGGTTCGTGACGAAATGGTCTGTAGCCAGGAAAACGGTACCGTGCAAATTAAAGGTGAAACAGTTTACAAAGTCACCGACGTGATTGACGTCACTATCGCCGAAGTTCGCATGGAAACCCGCAGTATTATCGCGCGTCCTGTCGCCTGA
- the osmB gene encoding osmotically-inducible lipoprotein OsmB, whose translation MTLTSKKLAAAVLAITVAMSLSACSNWSKRDRNTAIGAGAGALGGAVLTDGSTLGTLGGAAVGGIIGHQVGK comes from the coding sequence ATGACCTTAACCAGCAAAAAATTAGCCGCCGCTGTTCTGGCAATCACTGTAGCAATGTCCCTGAGCGCGTGCTCTAACTGGTCTAAACGTGACCGTAACACCGCTATTGGTGCCGGTGCCGGTGCTCTCGGTGGTGCAGTATTAACGGATGGTAGTACGCTGGGTACATTAGGTGGCGCTGCTGTCGGTGGTATTATCGGTCACCAGGTTGGCAAATAA
- a CDS encoding DNA-binding transcriptional regulator YciT has translation MNSRQQLILQMVIDQGRVSVVDLAKTTGVSEVTIRQDLNLLEKQSYLRRAHGYAVPLDSDDVETRMMNNYALKRELAEFAASLVNNGETVFIENGSSNALLARTLADQKDVTIITVSSYIAHLLKETRCEVILLGGIYQKKSESMVGPLTRQYVQQVHFSKAFIGIDGWQPETGFTGRDMMRSDVVNAVLEKECEAIVLTDSSKFGAVHPYTMGPVSRFSRVITDERLSDAHRNKLEDDGLIVNIIKTTA, from the coding sequence ATGAATTCCCGACAACAACTCATTTTGCAGATGGTCATCGATCAGGGACGCGTAAGCGTAGTCGATCTCGCTAAAACCACCGGCGTTTCTGAAGTCACCATCCGTCAGGATCTTAATCTGCTGGAAAAACAGAGCTATCTGCGTCGTGCGCACGGATATGCGGTCCCCCTGGACAGTGATGACGTTGAGACGCGCATGATGAATAACTACGCGCTCAAACGTGAACTGGCGGAATTTGCCGCATCCCTGGTGAACAACGGCGAAACCGTCTTTATTGAAAACGGCAGCAGCAATGCCCTTCTGGCGCGCACGCTTGCCGATCAAAAAGACGTTACCATCATCACCGTCAGCAGCTATATCGCGCACTTGCTCAAAGAGACGCGCTGCGAGGTGATTCTGCTCGGCGGTATTTACCAGAAAAAAAGTGAAAGCATGGTAGGCCCGCTGACCCGTCAGTATGTTCAGCAGGTACATTTCAGCAAGGCCTTTATCGGGATTGACGGCTGGCAGCCGGAGACAGGTTTTACCGGCCGGGACATGATGCGCTCTGACGTGGTGAATGCCGTGCTGGAAAAAGAGTGTGAAGCCATTGTGCTGACCGATAGCTCTAAATTTGGCGCCGTTCACCCATACACGATGGGCCCGGTTTCACGCTTTAGCCGCGTGATTACCGACGAACGGTTGAGCGATGCGCACCGTAATAAGCTGGAAGATGACGGGCTGATCGTCAATATTATTAAAACGACCGCCTGA
- the pdeR gene encoding cyclic di-GMP phosphodiesterase: MMDDLEQNLLFRYMGTHSPWWRLSADSNALHLSTSENADVTQVVALDDEQADLIRHLTVITSSISMTLSLFGEDLPVHLVGRKITRNEWAGTASAWNDTPSVARDLAQGLSFAEQVVSEANSVIVILDKHGNIQRFNRLSEEYTGLKEQEVIGQNVFKLFMSRSEAAASKRNITGFFRNGSSYEVERWIKTRKGQRLFLFRNKFVHSGSGKNEIFLICSGTDITEERRAQERLRVLANTDTITGLPNRNAIHDLISDAIASRGDTQVGVVYLDLDNFKKINDAYGHMFGDQLLQAVALAILSCLDEEQVLARLGGDEFIVMATNTSQGSLEAMASRILTRLRQPFRIGLIEIYTGCSLGIALAPQHGNDRESVIRNADTAMYTAKENGRGTFCVFSPEMNQRVFEYLWLDTNLRKALDNDQLLIHYQPKITWRGEVRSLEALVRWQSPERGLIAPLEFISYAEESGLIVPLGRWVMLDVVRQVAKWRDKGINLRVAVNVSARQLADQTIFSDLKQALKDLNFEYCPVDVELTESCLIENEELALSVIQQFSRLGAQIHLDDFGTGYSSLSQLARFPIDAIKLDQAFVRDIHKQSISQSLVRAIVAVAQALNLQVIAEGVENAKEDAFLTKNGVNERQGFLFAKPMPAAAFERWLKRYQARNQR, from the coding sequence ATGATGGACGATCTGGAGCAGAATTTGCTGTTTCGCTACATGGGCACTCACAGCCCGTGGTGGCGCCTGTCAGCTGACAGCAACGCTCTGCACCTTTCCACCAGCGAAAATGCCGATGTCACTCAGGTCGTGGCGCTGGACGATGAACAGGCCGATCTCATCCGTCATTTAACCGTTATTACCTCCAGCATTTCCATGACGCTCTCGTTATTCGGGGAAGACCTCCCGGTTCATCTTGTGGGCCGTAAGATTACCCGCAACGAGTGGGCAGGCACCGCTTCCGCCTGGAACGATACGCCCTCCGTGGCGCGCGATCTGGCTCAGGGGCTCTCTTTCGCGGAGCAGGTTGTATCAGAGGCCAACTCCGTCATTGTTATTCTCGATAAGCACGGCAATATTCAGCGATTTAACCGGCTTAGCGAAGAGTACACCGGCCTGAAAGAGCAGGAAGTGATTGGTCAGAACGTGTTTAAGCTGTTTATGAGCCGCAGCGAAGCGGCAGCCTCAAAGCGCAATATTACCGGTTTTTTTCGCAACGGCAGCTCCTATGAAGTCGAACGATGGATCAAAACGCGTAAGGGTCAGCGGCTGTTTCTGTTCAGAAACAAATTCGTCCACAGCGGCAGCGGTAAAAATGAAATTTTCCTTATCTGTTCCGGGACCGATATTACCGAGGAGCGCCGCGCTCAGGAGCGGCTGCGCGTGCTGGCCAATACCGATACCATCACCGGCTTGCCAAACCGCAATGCGATCCACGACCTGATTTCTGACGCCATCGCCAGCCGCGGCGATACGCAGGTTGGCGTGGTGTATCTCGATCTGGATAACTTTAAAAAGATCAACGACGCTTACGGGCATATGTTTGGCGATCAGCTTTTGCAGGCTGTCGCTCTCGCGATTTTGAGCTGTCTGGATGAGGAACAGGTTCTTGCGCGTCTTGGCGGCGATGAGTTTATCGTCATGGCCACCAATACCTCTCAGGGCTCTCTGGAGGCGATGGCGTCACGCATTTTAACCCGTCTTCGCCAGCCGTTCCGAATCGGTCTGATTGAGATCTATACCGGCTGCTCTCTGGGTATCGCCCTCGCCCCGCAGCACGGGAACGACCGGGAAAGCGTCATTCGAAACGCCGATACCGCCATGTACACCGCCAAAGAGAACGGCCGGGGCACGTTTTGCGTCTTCTCACCCGAGATGAACCAGCGCGTGTTTGAGTATCTCTGGCTGGATACCAACCTGCGTAAGGCGCTGGATAACGATCAGCTTCTGATCCACTATCAGCCGAAAATAACCTGGCGCGGGGAAGTCAGAAGCCTTGAAGCGCTGGTCCGCTGGCAATCACCAGAACGCGGCCTGATCGCGCCGCTAGAGTTTATCTCTTATGCCGAGGAGTCGGGTCTAATTGTGCCGCTGGGCCGCTGGGTGATGCTTGATGTGGTTCGTCAGGTGGCAAAATGGCGCGATAAGGGAATAAACCTGCGCGTGGCAGTGAACGTCTCTGCACGCCAGCTGGCCGATCAGACCATCTTCAGCGACTTAAAGCAGGCGCTGAAGGATCTGAATTTTGAATACTGCCCGGTCGACGTCGAGTTGACCGAAAGCTGTCTTATCGAGAATGAAGAGCTGGCGCTGTCCGTGATCCAGCAGTTCAGCCGACTCGGGGCGCAAATTCATCTGGATGATTTCGGTACCGGCTACTCTTCCCTTTCTCAGCTGGCCCGCTTCCCTATCGATGCCATTAAACTCGATCAGGCTTTTGTCAGGGATATTCATAAGCAATCCATTTCACAGTCGCTGGTGCGCGCCATCGTCGCGGTGGCACAGGCGTTAAATCTTCAGGTGATTGCTGAAGGTGTGGAAAATGCAAAAGAAGACGCCTTTCTGACCAAGAACGGCGTCAACGAACGGCAGGGTTTTCTGTTTGCTAAGCCGATGCCCGCTGCCGCATTCGAGCGATGGCTAAAACGATATCAAGCGCGAAATCAACGTTAA
- a CDS encoding LapA family protein: MKYLLIFLLVLAIFVISVTLGAQNDQQVTFNYLLAQGEYRVSSLLAVLFAAGFAIGWLVCGLFWLKVRVSLARAERKIKRLENNIAPASDIPESSGVPVVKE; encoded by the coding sequence GTGAAATATTTACTCATTTTCTTACTGGTATTGGCGATTTTTGTCATTTCAGTCACGTTGGGTGCACAAAACGATCAGCAGGTGACGTTTAACTATCTGCTGGCTCAGGGTGAGTATCGCGTCTCGAGCCTGCTGGCGGTCCTATTTGCTGCCGGCTTTGCCATTGGCTGGCTGGTTTGCGGTCTGTTCTGGCTGAAAGTCCGTGTTTCTCTTGCGCGCGCTGAACGTAAAATTAAGCGACTCGAAAATAATATTGCCCCTGCGTCTGACATCCCGGAAAGCTCTGGTGTGCCGGTCGTGAAGGAATAA
- the ribA gene encoding GTP cyclohydrolase II has product MQLKRVAEAKLPTPWGDFLMVGFEELATGQDHVALVYGDISGQTPVLSRVHSECLTGDALFSLRCDCGFQLEAALSHIAEEGRGVLLYHRQEGRNIGLLNKIRAYALQDQGYDTVEANHQLGFAADERDFTLCADMFKLLGVDEVRLLTNNPKKVEILTEAGINIVERVPLIVGRNPKNAHYLDTKAAKMGHLLKE; this is encoded by the coding sequence ATGCAGCTTAAACGTGTGGCAGAAGCCAAACTGCCAACCCCATGGGGCGATTTCCTGATGGTGGGTTTTGAAGAACTGGCAACCGGACAGGATCATGTCGCGCTGGTGTATGGCGACATTTCAGGGCAGACGCCGGTGCTGTCCCGCGTCCATTCAGAGTGTCTCACCGGCGACGCGCTGTTCAGCCTGCGCTGTGATTGTGGTTTCCAGCTGGAAGCCGCCCTGTCTCATATTGCAGAAGAAGGCCGAGGTGTGCTGCTTTATCACCGTCAGGAAGGTCGTAATATTGGTCTGCTGAACAAAATCCGCGCCTACGCGCTTCAGGACCAGGGCTACGATACGGTTGAAGCAAACCATCAGCTTGGCTTTGCCGCTGACGAACGCGACTTCACCTTGTGCGCCGATATGTTCAAGCTGCTGGGCGTGGACGAAGTTCGACTGCTGACCAATAACCCGAAAAAAGTGGAGATCCTGACCGAAGCGGGGATCAACATCGTCGAGCGCGTACCGCTGATTGTCGGCCGTAACCCGAAAAACGCCCACTACCTTGATACCAAAGCCGCCAAAATGGGCCATCTGCTGAAAGAGTGA
- the pyrF gene encoding orotidine-5'-phosphate decarboxylase: MTSVTSSTSRVITDSPVVVALDYNKRDAALAFVDGIDPRDCRLKVGKEMFTLFGPQIVRDLQQRGFDVFLDLKFHDIPNTTAHAVAAAAELGVWMVNVHASGGARMMTAAREALLPFGKDAPLLIAVTVLTSMDENDLRDLGVTLSPAEHAERLARLTQHCGLDGVVCSAQEAVRFKSALGQDFKLVTPGIRPAGSEVGDQRRIMTPEQALAAGVDYMVIGRPVTQSANPAETLKAINASLKKGA; this comes from the coding sequence ATGACGTCTGTTACATCCTCCACTTCCCGCGTAATTACGGACTCTCCTGTTGTTGTTGCGCTTGATTACAATAAGCGTGACGCTGCACTGGCGTTTGTCGACGGCATCGACCCTCGCGACTGCCGTCTGAAAGTTGGCAAAGAGATGTTCACGCTGTTTGGACCGCAAATCGTTCGCGATCTTCAGCAGCGCGGCTTTGACGTTTTCCTCGACCTTAAATTCCACGATATCCCGAATACCACGGCGCACGCCGTTGCCGCAGCCGCAGAGCTGGGTGTATGGATGGTCAACGTCCACGCATCGGGTGGGGCAAGAATGATGACGGCCGCCCGTGAGGCGCTTCTGCCGTTCGGTAAAGATGCACCGTTGCTGATTGCGGTCACGGTGCTGACCAGTATGGACGAAAACGATCTTCGCGACCTGGGCGTGACGTTGTCACCCGCCGAGCATGCCGAACGTCTCGCGCGTCTGACGCAGCATTGCGGCCTGGATGGCGTTGTTTGTTCCGCGCAGGAAGCGGTACGTTTCAAATCAGCGCTGGGCCAGGATTTTAAACTGGTTACGCCGGGTATCCGTCCTGCAGGCAGCGAAGTCGGCGATCAGCGCCGTATTATGACGCCTGAGCAGGCGCTGGCTGCTGGCGTTGACTACATGGTCATCGGGCGTCCGGTGACGCAGTCTGCCAACCCGGCTGAGACGCTTAAGGCTATCAACGCATCGCTGAAAAAGGGGGCCTAA
- the yciH gene encoding stress response translation initiation inhibitor YciH codes for MTDSNSRLVYSTDSGRIDEPKAKVERPKGDGIVRIQRQTSGRKGKGVCLISGIDLDDAELAKLAAELKKKCGCGGAVKDGIIEIQGDKRDLIKSLLEAKGMKVKLAGG; via the coding sequence ATGACCGATTCCAACAGCCGTCTGGTCTATTCAACCGATAGCGGGCGTATAGACGAGCCGAAAGCGAAAGTGGAACGTCCTAAGGGGGACGGCATCGTTCGGATCCAGCGTCAAACCAGTGGACGAAAAGGGAAAGGGGTTTGCCTCATCTCCGGCATTGACCTGGATGATGCTGAACTTGCAAAGCTGGCGGCCGAGTTGAAAAAGAAATGTGGCTGCGGCGGCGCCGTGAAAGACGGCATTATTGAAATCCAGGGAGACAAGCGCGATTTAATAAAATCTCTGCTGGAAGCCAAAGGTATGAAAGTCAAACTGGCAGGCGGTTAA